TTGCTGGTGCAGTTCGGCCAGCTTCTCCCGGTCCAGCTGAACGCCCAGTCCGGGACCGGCCGGAACCTTGACGCTGCCGTCAACAAACCGCAGGGCGCCCGGTTTCACGACGTCGTTGTGGCCGTTCCACGGATAGTGGGTATCGCAGGCGTAGGTAAGCGCCGGGGTCGAGGCGGCGACGTGCACCATCGCTGCCAGACTGATTCCCAGGTGCGAGTTGGAATGCATCGACAGGCCGATCCCGAACGTCTGGCAGATCGCTCCGAGTTCACGGGTGTGCCGCAGTCCTCCCCAATAATGGTGGTCACCGAGGATGACCTGCACCGCGCCGAGTTCAACGCCGCGCTTGATGTGGTCAAAAGCCACCACGCACATGTTGGTGGCCAGCGGCATGGCGGCAGTCGTGGCCACCGCCGCCATGCCCTCAAGGCCCGGAGTGGGGTCCTCGAGGTATTCAAGCAGCCCCGACGTTTCCTGGGCTACCCAGCGAGAGGTTTCCACGGTCCACGCCGTGTTGGGGTCGAGCCGCAGCGGCAGCCCGGGGAAGGCCTGGCGAAGCGCCTTGATTGCTTCGATTTCCTGGGCGGGCGGAAATACGCCGCCCTTGAGCTTGATCGATTTGAAGCCGTACTCGGAGATCATCTTGCGGGCCTGCCGGACTATGCCCTCCGGGTCCAGGGCTTCACCCCATTCATCGGAAATGGCGGGCTTTCCGTCCAAGGCCGGATGTTCCGCCCACTTGTAGAAAAGGTAGGCGCTGAACGGAACCTCGTCCCGGACCGTGCCGCCCAGAAGTTCGCTGACACTCCTGCCCGTCGCATGGCCCTGGATGTCCAGCGCTGCCACTTCGAAGGCTGAGAACACGGCGGCCCGTTCAAATACGGAGGGCTCGCCGGCGAGCGCTTCATTGATGAGCAGCTCCATCAGGGTGGTATCGAAGACGCTCACGCCCCTGATGGCCCGGGCCCCGACGGCCAGGTTTGCCAGCCGGCTTTGCCCGCCGGCGCACTCGCCCAGCCCGAGCAGGCCGTTGGCGGTGCGAATCTCAATCACCACCCGGTGGACCAGCGGTTCATGGACCCCGACGGCGTTGAGCAGCGGTGGATCGGAGAAGGCGATGGGGGTGATGGTGACGTCGGTGATCTTGAGGTCGGCGG
Above is a window of Arthrobacter sp. FB24 DNA encoding:
- a CDS encoding glucarate dehydratase family protein, which codes for MNTSTTFQAITTPTAADLKITDVTITPIAFSDPPLLNAVGVHEPLVHRVVIEIRTANGLLGLGECAGGQSRLANLAVGARAIRGVSVFDTTLMELLINEALAGEPSVFERAAVFSAFEVAALDIQGHATGRSVSELLGGTVRDEVPFSAYLFYKWAEHPALDGKPAISDEWGEALDPEGIVRQARKMISEYGFKSIKLKGGVFPPAQEIEAIKALRQAFPGLPLRLDPNTAWTVETSRWVAQETSGLLEYLEDPTPGLEGMAAVATTAAMPLATNMCVVAFDHIKRGVELGAVQVILGDHHYWGGLRHTRELGAICQTFGIGLSMHSNSHLGISLAAMVHVAASTPALTYACDTHYPWNGHNDVVKPGALRFVDGSVKVPAGPGLGVQLDREKLAELHQQYLDAGMTARDDTGYMQKFVPDYTADLPRW